The genomic interval GAAAAACACCAAACAACTCagcagatgaagatgaagatgaagacgaAGACCAGCTATATTTATAGAGACCACATTATGAATAGTTCAAATGATGGTTAAATTTTGAGCGATAGGCATTCAAACTCATAGTGCGTGTAAAACAGTCCGTATATGACGTACGTTATTGTTAAAATATTCATTGACTAGATTTCCCTCTTAAATTTTGAGTGGGAAACGTTCAAACTGAGAGTGTGTGCGTTATGCTCAGCAATTGATCCATCAGTTAAAAACATTGAATAGAGTGTAACATGTATCAAAATAAAtagaaattgcaccttggtgtgcaatgggtacacctaAAATCATTGGAAGAATTGGAAAAAACAATAAAGAGGcgaaatagaagaatagtgaaaaAGTCAATTTGATAAATTgacatattatattttatttttataagaaGTTAAACAAGTGTAGTAATTTTTCATATATAGATAATCCATTTTTCAACAAAAGGTGATTAGAATAAAGGATAGGAAGATTGAAATGTTAGAAAAATGAAAGGGTGGAAACCAATAGACAAGTGTGATATAGAGAAGAAAGTGGAATTGCGGATGAGAAGGGTGTGGGTGTGAAAATATAATACCTTTGTAAATACCTTCCTACACAATAATGAGCTAGATGCCACTATGACTATGTTAGGTAGAGTCATCAAACCCACAAAAAAGTCAATTCCATTGGTGATAATTGTGAATGTTTAAATAATATTCCCTTCTTCTTTAAGGTAAAAGAACAAAGTTATGGCACactttaaattgaatcaatagaatgtaatatatatgttttaaattttgaaatgatgtaaactaataaaatgtataattttattaataaaaatcttCTTTCTTAATTAATAAATGTCGTGGCTCTGGCACTTTTATCGAAAAAAAAATGTATAATTTTTTGGTgtattttatatttgtaattttttttttaaattaaaaaattatttaaatatacttTCTGATAAAGTAAACACTACAATTTAGTTGCAAATAAAATGTTGAAGTTGAAGTTACACAAGGCGTCACACTTTCTGTAGTAatctttttttcttcaattatttTTGTATTACTATATTACTTAAAAGACTTTGGAGGCAACTTTATGTGTCAAAAATACGTTATACAAAAtgtataattaattaaatcataataatcaattaaaatttgaattttaaaaaattataattttcgcATACCACAAAATTGATTCATATcaatttcaaagaaaaaaataacaattaaaaaaaaaaaaggcataaaaaataaataaaattagatacAAAATAAGTTATCAAGTAAATTGCATAGAACATAACAAGTATTTAATTTATGAAGAAGTATCTAAGCTTGTTTCATTATATATAAGATATGAACAATGTAATATTACCATATACTTAAAAGATTTTGAAGGCAACTTTATGTGTTAACATTATGTTCTACAAAATGTATAATTAATTagatcataataatcaattaaaattataatttttgcatACCACAAAATTGAATCATATcaatttcaaagaaaaaaataacaataataagaaataaataacaaaaacataaaaataaatagaaataaataaaattagataaAAATTAAGTTATCAAGTAAATTGCATATTGAACATAACAAGCACTTAATTTATAAAGAAGTATTTAAGCTTGTTTCATTATATTTAAGAATATATAATAACATAATCATTGTAATAAATATAGATATAGTTAAActtccaaaaaaaatcataattattatttgtcacttttataaatttaaaaaatttaacaaaaatacaatatataaaACATTTTATATCTTTTTATATATTTATGAAATATAACACATTCAACTAATCCTCCAAACTGTCTCCCTTATACTAAAATTCTTTCATACTAAATTTTCaaacaaaattgaaatttgaaaatctCTTCCTTTCACAAATTGAAAATCTTaccaataatttttacaatataaaatttttaaataaaaaaaacttCATTGAACTTAAATATATTTGAATTATGACTCTAAAAACATTCCTAATTTTTTCAAAACAAGTATTATTCTTTTAATGAATTTATATAAGTattattaaatgaattaattatatttaagtTGTGATCTAAATATAACTCTTTAATTTTCTTgaaagaaatgaaatatttatatattatggcttcaatataaatataaattctATTGAAATAGTTAAATGAGTAAAATATAaaactaaataaatttaaataagattTATGTAAATTATGTTTCTAATTTTGTAGAATCCATTGATTTTTAAAATGTTCTCTTTTTATTTTTGTAAAGAAAAGTATTTTCTATAATACTAAATGATTAACATAAGAGAGATTAATACCTACAAAATCATATGAATCAGTCATGGAACCACAATccaaaagagataaaaatgaaCTTTATATAGGAATTAGTACATTCACAACTGCATAATAGCGTACACATCATGCCTTCCAATAACATGCAAAAAGTCTATTTTTTGTTGTTAAAAAATTAGTGTGACAACAAAAATTGTGCCAATGTCATTTGCTTACTCACTTTTACTTCTAAAACATTGGCACTAGAatgtgagaaaaatgaagataaatataATCTAGTGATGTCATTAGGGAATCCTAGACTAACAATATTAATAAAGGAATTTTTTACTTATGTGATAATTTCATTTTTCTTCTTGTAGTTTTATATAAATATTCTTACAAATTGGGAAGTTCAAGCTAGGAATTATAGTATTAGAGTAAGATTAGGGTAAGATTGACTCAATAGATTCAATAGACAAATGAAAAAATGAACTACACTCACATTGTAAAAAAGAGCCCaccaaaaatttaaataattaagattGCAAATATGACATCCAAATATACATTTAAGGTATCATATATCTTAATCCTAATTAACCTACGacaaataatacataaaaaagattaaataataaaataactttgaaAATATAAGACACACAAACATTTAtcctcaaagaaaaaatattgataaTAAATAATCAACATATGAAAAAAACCATCCTACAAtcttaaattaaaacctttaattGACAAATTATATATTATCAAAACAAGACGAGCAACATTAAATACCGAACATGACTCAAAGGGAGGATGTGAATtaatattcttaaaaaaaaaattgatcacaaaGAAGACCATCTAATAGAAATAGAAGATAATTCAAGTCCTAATTATAGAGTCAAAATTAGTGGTTGGTTTTTAGTTAAACTAAAGTAGAGCAAATTTCCTATAAATAATATTGTATGAGACATACATTCACTTTGAGCTGCTACTTTTCTCATTTAAAGATGTGATATTAACTAAAATAAGATAATGAATTAAGGATGTTTGTTTCATGAATTAGATTAATCCTAATATATATTTTCATGAATCAGATTAATCCTAATATATATTTTTCACAATTGATTAGTGATTTTTCTTTAGGAAAGGAGGTCTAGTACTCGTGGAACATGGTATATAAGACAAACCCCATTAAGTAGTAAATATAATTGAACCGTCCATTTCAACCATTGACTATAAATACAATTGTTTCTGTATTGGTTTGCATGGATGGCAGGACTAAGCAATTCTAGTTACACATGGTATAGATAACGCAACACCTGTAAGAGTGGTCTTGGTTTGTCTCattttttattgtgttttattttatcctAAAGTAATTCCATTTCCATCAGTTAAATGAAGGCACAATCACCGGGCATCTCAAATAGGTGCGCTGGTTAAACCTATGTTCTTCAACATTATTTGATTGCTTTGCCGTAGGAAATCACCATTTTCTTGTTTAACATTTGCTAATATGCAGGTCACCGAGAGATTCTGCCATAATTATCAGAGTTCTTCCTGCCACTTATTTTTGGTGTATTAAAAACATAATGACAACACTCTCGTTTGATTTAATTTTGTTTTGCATGCTCTTCTTTAACGTGTTGCAGGAATTTCAGTTTGTTTAGGCACCAGAGAGAATGTTTGGTTGTCATAGGGAGGAAATGCCTTAAGGATTctatttattttaatcaatttttttttttattgtgttttatttgatcttaaaacaattatatttttatttgttaaaTGAAGGCACGATTACTATGAATCTCTATTTGTTTAGATATTCAGAGTGCAGGTGACTCACAATTTGCAAAATGTCGAAGAAATCTACTTTCATCAAATGCTTTGAAGACAAGGACCGCAAACTCTTTGACAAAATTCCTCCAAGAAATTTGATCTCGTGGGAGCATGCACAAAACAAGTTGTGAGATGGAGGCTAGATTAGAGTTTGAACTGAGTTTTGTTGAGCAATTACATAGTCTCCTAGTCTCATCGGTGTAGGGGTGGTTTGACATGCTTCTTACAGTAGTGAAGCATGTCAAATCACCTATGGCTCTGCCTCACTTATAAGTGTGAAAAGACAATAGCTCAAAGAATAAAATGTATCCCATGAAAATTCATTATTCTGCAGTGTGATGACAATGGAGGGCTATGATGATTGCAATCATCTTGCATTGTCTACCGAATGATATTAGCCGTGGATGCCAAAATTTGAGGTTGTCCATTTCAGATAGGAGACTCCTTCGACATAATTATTTATCAATTTGTTTTCCAATATCAAATACGAAAATTTATTAAGCCCTTTGACAATGGAAAATCCTTTTTTATCAACAAAGTTACATTTAGCTTTATATCCGTTCAGGGTCCTTGAGTGGAAGAGAATTGCATGTTCTGAATTTTTTTCATCCTCTTTCCACATCAAGAATGTGACTATGCTATGCTTGCTATCACAGATGTATATAAGAACATCTTTTCAAAAATTAAGGCTTAAAAATACTAGAGGTGAAGATATATAgtttctttaatattttttaacaacattcttcccttttgagtccaTTCAAAAGCCTAATTTTTCTATAGCATGAGTTTGATTAGTTTGACCAATCTTGCAAGACTAGATATCAACCTATATTCATCTTTTTACTGTACACCTTGGACAACCTTCAACTTTCTACCATTTGTGACAAACTTCCAATTGTTATTATTGGCATCATCACAATCAAAAACATTCTCTCAGTGGATTATTCCCTTTAGCAGCTTATTAGTTTTGATAAGAATAATTTGATCTTCATAAGCTTATTTAATTATCGGCTATAATCTCTTTGTGAACTCACATGATTAGTGAATAAACATGGTATTTTGAGCATCATTTTCAAATACTCTCCTATTATGATCATTGTttgggattttttgatttttggtttCACCAACAATGATaacaaattgttttcaatttatctacttaatatttttcttttagggaacaaattgaatgttgaaagaatCAAAACTTTCATTCATCTCCCAAAATGTATTCCTATAAGAGTGCATGTGAACACTCTTCACAATTTATCATTCTCTATTGATAAAAAGATTACTTAACTCTAAGCgtaaaataattaaaattcaattttattctaATATATTTTTAACTAACTAATAACgtaaaccatttcccaaaatacCCACCTTTTGATTCACCGATCTATATttccattttcattatttattttttctaagtatttatcttttttctttacattttacatctaattttattttcttctcattAATTTCTACACATTAGAGTATGAATTCATAAGATTCAAGGGTATAGTTGATTTCTTGTATTTACTAATGAAGAATTGATATTTTTGAAATCACTTAACCAACTAATAGAAATTTGGAAATAGGGTAGGTCATAAGTAATCTACATACATAATATCCACAACGTTCTATTAAAAAATGGCCACCTATACAACTATTGTGAAATCCATTGAGTatcttttccactttctctttGCCTATGGAGCAAAGGAGAACATCATCAAAGTTTCTTTTGAATAGTATACCTTCAACCAAAGCATAGTTGGCATCATGTAATGTATTAAAATGTCTTTTATAAGATTTTATAAATTTgtgaataataattaattaaaaacaaaaacCTGGAtaataatttattagtattaactatGTATGACATTaaactttattatttaaaataCCTTTAATTTAATATTGGTTGTACAAATTAAAGATAGGATTAAAATTTGTGTtaagaataattaatttaaaacaaaagtattaataataatttataattattatttttgaatGTCATTCAAATTTATTATTCCAAATATCTATAatgcaatattaattataaaaattaaaaagtggaattataatttatattaagaaaaaatataaaaattagaaaaaacataaaaaataacattGAAAAATGTTGATTCTATCTTTAAAACTTCAAAACTCCATGAAAATGATTAGAAGGTTTATTTATTTATAGTTATTTTCACTATATTGTCAAAATAGATACACTTGAAATATTAAAAGTTAAGTTTTGCATAACAAATATGAAGATGTCAAGTTAAGAGAAAAAAATTAGCTAACTACTTATCCTTTATGGTTGAATTTTTGAATTGATTTAATGTCAACAATTTACATAAATCACTTCCTCAATGTTATAATTTAAAACTATTTCCTAAAATAAATGACAATTGATTTTAGATTATTATAGTATATAGTATATCAATACCACACATAGAATGAAATTTGGTATCTTTTACATTCAAAACCCTCTTTGTAAGGTTGTCATGGTCATAATTTTATTTAGCTTTAAACAGGATTTTATATAAGATTTTATAAATTTGTGAAGAATAATTAactaaaaacaaaaacatgaataataatTTATATGTATTGAATATTAATGTCATTCAACTTTATTATTTTAAATACCTCTAATTTAATATTGGTTGTATAAATAAAAGATAGGATTGAAATTTATGTtaagaataatttttattttttttatattcattatCGTGGAATCTAGAGGTGTCCTCACTGAAGCGACCCGCTCACAAGGTACCAACACGAACAGAGTTAACACAATTGGGGACTCGAATTCAAGACCacggggagcatacccacgccttaagttgcgatccatgACTGGACGAGCTAAGGCCGCAGTCCAAGAATAATTATTTGTAAACAAAGGTATGAATAATAATTTATAATCATTATTTATGAATGCTGTTCAACTTTATTATTCCAAATATCTATAAGACAATActcattataaaaataaaaaactagaattataatttatattaagaaaaaatctaaaaattagagagaacataaatttaaaaattaatattgaaaaaaaatcgCTCTATCTTTAAAACTCCAAAACTCCATAAAAATAATTAGAagctttatttatttatctatactTATTCCATTATACCATCAAAACAGATTGGCTGCCTTATTTTAGGCTTTTTCTTTTAAGCCGTTTTTTCATCTGCTGATAAACGCTCTACTGATTTCTCATCTGGTGAGAAATGCTTCTCCACTGATTTTTGCTGTGGTGAGGAATGCTCCACTTCCTCCATGAGTGGTGACAAATTAGGATGATGTGGCAAATGGCAGCAAGTAGGATCAGAAGTATATCTGTGGCAGTCTGTACAACTAGGTAACATTCGACGGTCTCCAATCAGAATGGTACGCTTAGCGGAGGAGACATGGAAATTAAATAAACTGAGGGAGACAACAAGTATGAGCGTGATGACCATAGATTTCCCCATACTCACTGCTTAGATGAAGGTAAATGGAAAAACACCAAACAACTCagcagatgaagatgaagatgaagacgaAGACACAGAAGGAGAATGGAAATCCAGCTATATTTATAGAGACCACATTATGAATAGTTCAAATGATGGTTAAATTTTGAGCGAGAGGCGTTCAAACTCATAGTGCGTGTAAAACAGTCCGTATATGACTTACGTTATTGTTAAAATATTCATTGACTAGATTTAGATTTCCCTCTTCAATTTTGAGTGGGAAACGTTATGCCCAGGAATTGATCCACCTGTTAAAAACACTGAACAGAGTGTAACATGTatcaaaataattatttatgaatgataTCGTTTGTGTTACGGCTCTTGGAAACTCCACCATCTGTTCCGCCGGGGCATTTATGAGAAGGGACTGAGTGTGGGATTGAGTCATCCGTCATCGCAAAGAGAGTGGAATTCAGTCACCCGCCAGTCTAGCTAGAGAGGAGTAATTTAGTTGGAAAATTGCGGTGTACTTCAGCTCTAGATTTCGATTTAGTTCATATCATCTAGGGTATAAGGCACATTGGTTACCATTAATTGAGTTTTATCAATTTCTTTTATAAtgctagcaattgcaccttagtgtgcaatgggtatgctttATGTAGTACATGAATAaagtttcaaaataattatttatgaatgataTAGTATGTGAGATTATTCGTTACGACACTTCATCCTCGGTTTGTCAATATGATAGAGAGTGTGATTAAGTCATTTGTTAGTTGGGCGAGATGATAAAGAGAGTGGGATGGAGTCATTTGCTAGTTGGGCGAGAGAGTAGTGATTGAGATGGAAAATTGTCCCACACCTAGGGGGTTGGTTGGTAGCTGCACTGGTTACAAATATTTCTCTGATTTCAATTTTGTTGAGATGATTTTGGGATAAAGCACAAATGGAGGATCATCAACTTCTTTTGCAATTTTAGCATTCAAATATAATTTTCATTTCTGTCTTCATTCTTTTATAAAGGAAGTATATCAGTAGTCATTATATCTAATTTTGTTAAACATATATCTTGTCTCATGTACGTGATTTCACAATGCCCTAGTGCACTATAGATATGATTAAAGTTGCACCACTACtccaattaaaatataaaaattctaACTACAAAGGCAAAGTGGGAGGTgtaatgtcgtaaattgtacacccttgctagggtggtacaattccatgatTGGTTTAGCACCCGcgttagtgtgttttgcatcttgcatttctaattccctttaagcatttaattaattaatttaattaaatctaaattcatatttcatcacttcatacattataaagttAGTCCCTTTTACTTTAAGTGTGCCTCTTTTATTTtaatcctccaataaatcattaaatcgtaaaccctaattatgtcttatttcgacctttaagacCCAATTTTGCATgttaaaacatctcaaaatcaggtgtaactttgggattctactaatattatcatatctaacaaccctgaaaatttggtgaaaatttggttagACCGTGTGTAAGTTACgcacggtccttgacatttttttggaaatttcgggagcataattctatgatattataatgcttaaccccaagaaattggcataaaattcaaatcctaggtcagcctaaagatgaaattaagatctagtgtttcatacataagagctccctTTCTTCATTTGGAGGCCTGAAATTTTTTAGCTAACAACTAGTgattacaaggagccttctattTAGTAAAAGAGAAGGTCTTTTGGAgtgttcaacaacattcaacaacatctatcaagcattcatcaagcattatttcatcaattggAGGATTtcgaagatgtaggaaagcaataggagatcactgactgaagattggcttgtatccctcccttcaggttgggtatgatttcatgttgtttccatgtctttgtatgagcttctttaaatCAATTTGCAGATTTACATTTatgatttagatcatttagcatcattgatttagagcatttactttgtcaattacaaacaTCTATGGTTTACTCCttaaagcatagggttactctagattatttgcattcatcattttagggtcttgcacacactattttactctACAAATCGGCTATTTGTTAAGGTACAAATCACCAAAATAGGAGTTTGACTAAGGCGAAACGTCATAtatccacccaaaaccctatttttagctACAGGAGCGAGTAAATGATTTGATCGTCACTACAAATTATAGGTCCGACAGAGCATACAGGCATAGTCCCGAGGATCAAATTTGAGAAAAATTCACTGgtataggggcgtggcaccctggtcctcccaatgTTAGGTGGATTTTAGCAGAGAAATAGTTCAGAACCTTTAGATTTGATTATGTTAGTTACAACTTCC from Cryptomeria japonica unplaced genomic scaffold, Sugi_1.0 HiC_scaffold_233, whole genome shotgun sequence carries:
- the LOC131869073 gene encoding uncharacterized protein LOC131869073, which translates into the protein MGKSMVITLILVVSLSLFNFHVSSAKRTILIGDRRMLPSCTDCHRYTSDPTCCHLPHHPNLSPLMEEVEHSSPQQKSVEKHFSPDEKSVERLSADEKTA